A region of the Sarcophilus harrisii chromosome 3, mSarHar1.11, whole genome shotgun sequence genome:
CTCACAAATGGCAAAAACCTATTCAGATGGAATGAAAAGCAATGTGGCACATAATGCATATGaagttggacttggaatcaggattcaaatcctacctcaattatttactagctgtattaacttgagcaagtcatttgatcactttgtgcttcagtttcctcatatgtaaaataattagataaattacTTCTCCAATTTCTTCTAACCCTATACCTATGATCTAATTTAATGCCAGAGGATCATAAATCAACTAAACTAAACTCTTCAAATAAAACCTGAAAATCAGTTTCAACATCATGCAGCTCATCTTAGGCCTTAAATTTGTTGTCTGTAAGCCCTGTTACTCTCCTGCAGGGAAGCAGTTAATAAATATATGCCAGTCATTCATTAACTCCACAGTGGATCATGTTGCAACCTAGGCTGGGGTGATAGGGGAGAAGGAATAATTGTTTTCAATGAGCTTCCTGTTTACCTCCTAGTGATTGGCAGTTTAGTCCCTCCCAGTTTCCTCCCCTCACTGCTCTTATCTTTGGGTCACTGCCTTGGACTGAGCTTTAGGTACCATGGGAACTCCGAATGATCAAGCAGTATTGAGGGCCATTTTCAGCCCAGACACCCCATTTGGAGATGTGCCTGGGTTGGAACTTGGAGAAGATCAAGTAGAGAAAAATCAGGTGGAAGATGAAGGTAAGAGTTATTTCCCATATAACTTTAGGCCTGACACTTCATGTCTGAACCTCAGTTTGCTTAATTctaaaattgaactgaattgatagAGTCCCATTCCTATATTGAGACCTGTGAATTCTACAACAAAATTTCTATTGAACTAGAAATTTGGGAGTTAAAACAGAAACTTCCCTATTTGCAGAGAGCTTGACCACCCCTCACTATATATGCCCTTCACTTTTTTCTGGGAGAAAGTAGATTGGTAATATAAGGACTTGCTCTAAAATCCCCCCCAAAATAGTTAGAGGCTATGTCAAATTTCTCAGAGCCTGCTGCCAGTGTGATTTGGTACAGTGCCCCTGCTACCTAGCATTGGAATCTAACTGGAATTATTGCCACAAATGAGAATGCATAAAAGGCACCCAACTTCCACATCCTTGCCAGTAATTATCATAGTGGAAAGTATGCTTTGAAGTTGAGCGTAATAAAGAATTTTGGTAAAAGTGGAGGCCTGTGTGAGGTAGAGTTGGAAGAGAAACTATTTGATGTAGCCCCAACCTCCTGGGTATCTGGAACTACAAAGCCAATTCTTCCCTATTAGAGTATACATCAGTCATCAGTGATAAGATTCTCTGTCTTATGTTCAGAGAAAGTCTGAGCCAGACAAATGCTAGGAGGACCGTGCTAAGTACAGAAAATATAGAAACATGAAACCCAGATCATGTCCTCTAGTTTACAACCTGGAGACTTTCACCTCTTTATAAAAAGATTAATGATACAAGACTGGGTGGACAGTAAGTACTTTAGGATTTCAACCATCTTGGAGGAATGGAAAGGTTTCATAGAAATGGGAGTTTTGAGCTAGGTTTTGAAGGTTGGTCAGGATATCAATAATTGGGAGGGATAATAGGTGATAGCATTTCAAACAGGGTTGTAACTTAGTTGTAAAAACATGGAGGcagaaatgaaaatagtatttttttggATTAATGAGTAAATTCAGCTAGAGGAGTTATTTCATGTaggagaagaatgagaaatgagGCTGAGAAATTACCAGTTAGAGCATGGAAAACCTTGAATGCCAGATCAAGAGTATGGACTTTGAGATTCCTTTGTCATCTATAGATGCACATACAGACTCTTGTCTCCAAGAAGGCCTCCACATGTACCCTAATCTAAAACTATCCAGGAGAGGCAACTTAGTGTGAAATGAACACTGAATTTAGAGTAAGATATCTGGATTAAAATCCCCAGTTAATGCTCCTTGCTACCTAGGTGATATTAGGTCAATCACCTTACTCCTCTCTGTCTCAAagttcttatctgaaaaataaggttgtattagatgatctttaaagacACTTCTTGCTCTATACACTAGTATCTATTGATAAGTGCCAGTAAATTGATGCCTCTCTATTACTTCAGTCAGAGAACTCAAACAGATCTTTCCAATGATATAGCTTAGCTTCCTGCAGAATTGTAAACTCCTAAAGCCCAAGACtgattccctttcctcttctccctattCTTCCTTACTTCCTGGGTCATATAAACTGACTATAGATGACACCTTTCCTGAGGAGCTGCTGGAACAGACCAAGGACCTGGAGTTACAGGGAGTGACAGCGGCTGAAGCTGGGAACCTAAGCACAGCTTTTGAGAGGTTCAGTCAGGCCATCAACCTGCTGCCTGGCAGGGCCTCAGCCTATAACAATCGAGCCCAGGCCCGCAGACTCCAGGGAGATGTGGCAGGTGAGTAAGTACATCTTGGAGAGCAAAGTAAGATAAGGATGCTAACCACTAGACAACCCTCCCTGAGGATATTTAATAAGGATAGACATTGAGCATCCCTTGAGTTGATCCAACCGAGCAATTTCTGTTATTACAGTActatttgtcaaatgctttgcttaAAAGTTTCAAACTTCACACATGTCTATATCCCATATAGAATTTTCCCTTAACATAAGTTTCCAAAATCATAGTGATGTTCCAAGCCATCTATTGGTAAGCATTGGTTAGTAGCACGTTTTTTATGCCTTACATGAGATCTTAAagaacaataagatgaaccatgAACGAATTTCAACTTATGACATTCTCATAACAATAGTTTGTTTTCAGCTGTTTAGTTAAATTCTTTGATAATCACATCCCTGACTTTGGGCCTGTAGCATAACTTAGGACAGTATCTTGCAACTGAGTCCATTTCCAATCATGCCTCTTCTTCTTGGATATGGAAGATTGGCTTAGGGCTAggtatttttcatccatttgccTTGTCATCCTTACATTTAAGTCTCCACCTCGTTGACCCCTCAGCAAGAATCACTCTGCCTGGAAGATTGCATAACACATTATTTGCTTCCACATTACTTCTTCCTGACCTAGGCCAGTTGTTGGCCTGGGAAGCTATCCGTCTTTAAAGGGTAGCATCTACTTAGGCACTTATTGTAAAAGAGAGCAATAAGTTGTTTCTTATCCATATCTGGAACTGTATTCTGTTCACATTTTGGCTGACAGTATAATTGAAACAaggtttttggggggagaaggagaggagatcACCTGATGCCTAGCAAATGTCGTTCCAGcctctcatttttatttgctatgtgttttaatttttatgtattttttatatgCAGCATGTTGTTGAGTTTTGCTTCCTTATTGATTCtgccattctctttctttttaaaaaaaaaaagaatgatctaGTGATATTTTATCATTAAAGCTATAGACTATCTGGTCACATACCATTTTGTTACTTTCATGAAATCATGCTTTCATTGATTTGGGTATTCCTTTCACTGGTGCAGATTACAATCCTCTCATACTTTCTTAGCCTATGTTGCTGTTTCCTGTGTTTTCCCATAAACaatatgaatattaatattaGTATGGTAAGGATCTTCCTTTAATTGATTTGATATCCCCAAGTATATTACCTGGGTATGTGTAAGCTGTCTCCAAGTCTCTCAATATTCTTAACTCTTAAATAATATCTTCAGTGTACAACTAACCTTCTGATAATATGTATGACCTGCCATACATACATATCTTTACAtcgcttttttaaaaatcacaactcTAATAAAAAATCATGATGGTCATGATGATTTAGTATAGTATTGTTTAAAAGGTGGATTTTTGTAGCAGGACACAATTTGGTATCATTATTAAATgcattttgtgattttataataCCACTCTTAGAATCAAAAAAGCGGGACCCCTATACTTTGCTTTGGAAGACCTTACTTATTCTTGTATAAGCaccaaaaaaatattaagaggTAGGCATAAAAAGAGAAACCCTTAAGTGCTTTTTTATCCCCTTTTTATACATTTAGAAACTGAGGATGAAAAAAGTTAGGTGATGGGCCCAGTCACATAGCCAAGAAGAGTTTGAGGCTGGATAAGGTATTCTTCTATAAACCCATAaattttgccttctagaatatcatattctcaGTTTTTTGTTCCTTTATAATGGTGGCTGGAAAATCAGGTGTGATCCTTATAATGGCTCCTTTACAGTTGGATTCTTTCTTTCTAGTGTCttgcaaagtattttttctttaacctgaAAGTTCTGGATTTGGGCTGTAACTTCCTGGTGATTTTAATTTGAGGGTTTATTTCAGGACATGACTGGTAGATTTTATTGTTTCTACTTTACTCTCTGATTCTAAAAGATCTGGATGGttttaagatttcttaaaatcttttttttccccaccatgGTATTCTGCTAGTACAatgatgcttaatttttttctccttgatctgtttttcagggcttcttgcttcatctcttctGGGAATTCTGGTTGGGTTTGTGCCCAAgctgttttttttctctaaggCTTTGTTTGTAAATGGTTTGAAGTCGTTTTCTTATGGCAAGGTTCTTTTTTAGTTTCCCCAGGCTTCCATTCTACTTTCTGACCTCAGACTGGATGTAATGACTAGGCTCTGTCACACTTCTTAAGGGAAGGTCTCTGCTAATCCCATTGCTGCTCTCCTGAGGTATGGAGTATTGTTTTCCAGCTGAGGATCTTCAAGCTTTCAGTGTTCCCAAAGTGGTCTGATCCAGGGCAAAGTCTGTTCACTGATGGCCTCTCTGGGTTCTCTGAGTCCCTGACCTGGGCTTAGCCTAAACAACAGGAGACTTCTGCTGGACTCTGCCCTGTGAGCTAGCTGGGAAACTCAATTAGTTCAGTGTGACAGAACTGCAGgcttctctttgatctgggatcTCTGCACTGGTCATTCCTCTATAGGCTGAGCTAAATGCCACAGCAGAGATCCTGCTCTGAACTTGAAGTCTGAGCCACACTACTGCTTACTGGCTTCTGAACTTCATTCTTTCTTAGTCCACTTCTCTTGGCCTGCAGTCTCTTTGGTCCATCTGGCCCTATGACCTAGAACTGGATAGTGGGTGACAAAGCTGCCAGTTGACTCCTGTTTCTATTATGGTGTCCCAGTATGGATCTGGaatctctttttgttcttgttcataGTCTCTTCCTGGTTGCTGGAATGTCCCTAGTGTCTGGCCTGACCATGtgccccattttcttttttttcttttttttaatttttaatagcttttcatttacaagttacatgcatgggtaattttatagcattgacaattgccaacattttgttccaatttttcccctccttccccccactccctcccc
Encoded here:
- the TTC36 gene encoding tetratricopeptide repeat protein 36, producing the protein MGTPNDQAVLRAIFSPDTPFGDVPGLELGEDQVEKNQVEDEDDTFPEELLEQTKDLELQGVTAAEAGNLSTAFERFSQAINLLPGRASAYNNRAQARRLQGDVAGALEDLDCAILLSGGRGQVACQSYVQRGLVARLQGRDDDARSDFEKAAQLGSPFARRQLVLLNPYAALCNRMLADMMKQLQGVSEP